The sequence CCGCTTTTGGCGAGCGGTTCAGAAATTGTTTTCCCTCCACTGATACTGACTTTGGCATCGAGCAACGCTCCTTCCACGACCTTGTTCCCCGAAGTCTTTGCGCAAATGGTCAAGGCCTCCAACAGCGGCACACCGCTTGCCAACAGCGTTCCCAATGTCCGAGTGAATTTGGCTACGGAGGCTTTTCGAACCAGGTCTCCAAACACCGGTAATTTTAAAACGAATTTGTCAATCGCCAATCGACCCTGTGGCGTTGCGTAATATTTTTTAATTCCAACAACGGTCCCAATGATGACGCCTAGGATGATGTACCAGTTGCCTTGCACGAAATTACTCATATCGATGACGAGCTGCGTCGGCGCCGGTAATGCCATCTTTCCGCCTGACAATTCTTTGAACATCTTCTCGAAGACGGGTATCACCCAGATCATCAAGACCGTGATCACGATAGCGGCAATTCCTACGATTGAAGCAGGGTAGACCATCGCGCTCTTGATTTGCCCCTTGAGCTTCATCGCCTTTTCAATATGCTTGGAAAGTCGAGCCAGAATGGTATCGAGCAGCCCTCCCACCTCACCGGCGTGAACCATATTGACATACAAGTCATCGAAGATTTTGGGATGTTTCCGGAGTGCATCAGAAAAGGTTGAGCCACCTTCGACATGGACTCGAATCTCACCAACCGATTTCCTTAATGCCGCGTTTTCCGATTGCGTGGAGAGAATTTCTAGACACTGAATCAGTGGTAGCCCGGCATTGATCATGGTTCCGAATTGTCGCGTAAATACGACCAGGTCTTTTTCACTCACACCGCTGCCGAAGCTAAGGCTGAATCCACCTTTGGCGGATTTTTCTTCGAGGCTGGTCACCACAACGCTTTGCTTGCGCAGCTGTTCAACGGCCTCATCGCGAGACTTGGCAACAAGTTCGCCCTTCTTCACCGCACCCGACTTACTCCGTCCAACGTATGCAAACGTAGCCATAGCTTTTCGTCCTATTGTGGCTCGCCGAGCCGGTGGTAGAGGATGACTAGAACTATGAAGGGAGTCTACTGGGGGGTCGAAAACCTGTCAAAAACTATTGCATTATTTACCATGCTACTGGCCTAGTATGTTCTGAGTCTTGCCACTAGGCGAGCGGAGGGACAGCGTTCGCATCTCGATACCCGCGGTAGAGGTAATGAAACCCGGAGGCCAGGGTGAACCCAACCATGACCACGAGAAGCGGGGTCAGAACAGAAGAATCACGCCCCCACCAGGTCAACAAGACGATCAGAACAACATAGGCCAGCTGAAACATGGTGGTTCCCTTTCCGAGGAACGTCGGCGTTACCTTAATTGGTGTGCTTGTGACGTGCGCTACTGCCGTGCCCAACAAGAGGATCAAGTCTCGGCTGACAACCAAAATGACAAGCCATGATGGAATCAAGTGCAGCATCGCAAGCGAGATGAAACTTGAGGTCAGCAGCACCTTGTCGGCAAGAGGATCGAGCAAGGTACCTAATCTCGTGCGCTGATTGAGTTTACGCGCCAGATGGCCGTCGATGGCATCCGTCAATCCTGCCGTGAGAAGGATCGCAAGTGCGTACCCATATTGCCCATACGTCATAAAACCGACATACACCGGGACCAAGAGGATGCGGAGAATCGTGAGGCTATTGGGAATGTTCATACGGCGGGGTTACACGAATCTTCAAGCTGATCCAGTTAAGGGAGGGAATCATAGTAATCGAAGCTGGTCTTGTCAACGAGTTGCAGGTATCAGTGGTGACCTCATATAATACGTCGACCCTCGTATTAACCGTCCCGGGAAGGAATGAGCAACTATGAGCACGCTGCCCCTGATGTTCAAGAAGGAAGGATTGGTGGAGAAGCATCAGGTCGAAGGAGTGGACCCAAGCGACCGATATTTCAATCGTGCGATCCTGGTGAATCGGACGAGTGCAGGATACTCGGCCAAGGTGATGTATGAAGCGCTCGTCGTTGAAAGCGGCTCGCACTCGACAATCGGTGCAGCAGTGAAGGAACTCGTAGAGAAACTTCAGGAATCAGGATTCAGTCGCTTGAGGACACGGACCAATTTCAGAGGCACGCGTTACCTTGCTGAGAAAGAGACGTGGATCGACTACCCAGACCTACCTTAGTGGGATTCTACAAACTCGCGATACACCAGATCGTGAATCATCGGTCGAAAATTACGGATCGCCTCGTTTTTTCTTGTCGGATGGACTCGATTCGAGAGAAGGACAACTTCTAATTCCTGTTCCGGATCGATCCAAATTGATGTGCCCGTATAGCCGAGATGGCCAAACGATCGAGTGGAAAAATATTGCCCCGCCGATGACGGCCTCGACGGCGTGTCCCAACCAAGTGCCCAACTGGCTACACCTGCCGGATCTTGTCGTCGAGTAAAATCCCGAACAAGACCCTGATCAAGAATGGTTGCTCGACCATGATAGGCCTGCCTCCAGATACCTGAAATAGCCAACACGGCGTCGACACTTCCGAACAACCCAGCATGACCAGCTTCGCCGCCGAGTGCAGCCGCATTCTCATCATGAACTTCTCCACAGAGGACTCGGCCCCGCCATGGGTCAAGCTCCGTCGGCGCGACGCCTCCTCCATGCTGAGCCATCTTGTCCAGAAAGTGTTGTATCCGCTCCTGCAACACAAATTCCACATGGACTCCGGTCATGGATTTCAGAATGTGATCTTTCAAGAAGACATTCAGCGACTGTCGGCTACAGTGTTCAATGATGAAGCCCAGCAACATGAATCCAAGATCACTGTAGAGACAGCGTGTGCCCTGTTCGTAGACCAGCGATTCAGCTCGGATCAAATTGAGCATGGCCTGCTTCGCGAATGCTCGTTCTTCGATCGATGAAGGAATTGCTCCACGTACAGCAATCCGCTCATAATACCCTCGCCAGCCAGGCAGTCCGGAAGTATGGGTCAAGAGGTGACGAAGTGTGGCAGAACCGATCGGAGTCCCGCCACATTCGGGGAGATAGTCGATCACACGATCTTCAAGCCGGCACTGAGCGTTTTGGATCAGAATCGCGAGGGAAGTGACCGTGGCTAAGGGTTTGGTCAATGAAGCCAAATCATAGGACGTCGAAGGGGTAACCGGAGACCCTGGAGGAGAGGTCGAGAGACGTCCGGCCGTGAAATAGGCAACAGGCCGGTCTCTGTGCCGCACCGCCAAGACGGCGCCAGGGAACACGTTGTCCGCAACGGCGCGGTCGAGAGCTGATTGGATACGATGTCGGTCAGGCATGGGGATGATAGCCGGGCCAGCAGGCTCACGAGGCCTGATTGCGGTCGGGCCACTGGCATTGCCATCGACTGCGCAACATCAACGGGCAGGCGTTGACTCGCCTTCCATTTTTTCCTCCCGTATGCTGTTGTGCTCTTGATAAGCTTCACTGGCCTCTACATCCAACATCCTTTCGAATGTACTGAGCGTTGCGCGCATCCGTTCGACCATGAGCAATCGCTGCTTATGGAGTACAGCAAGGTCTCGCTGCGTATTTCCCAGTTCGACGCGGGCTTGTCGAAAAAGCTCGCCGGCTTTTAATTCCGCTTCTTTGACGATCAACTCTGCATCTCGTTGGGCACTTCGCTTGATGTCATCCGCCAACGACTGTGCCGAAATCAGGGTATTGGACAACGTGGACTCGGTCCGTTTCAATTCAGATACTTGCTGCTCCAGCGACTCAATGCGATCACGCAACATCACATTGTCACGATTCAATATCTCCACAGTTTGCGAGATTTCTTCGAGAAAGCGATTGACCTCCTCACGATCATAGCCACGAAGCTTGACCTGGAAAACCATCTGTTGAATATCGAGTGGCGTAATCTTCATGGCATTCCCCCTCTCTTTATGAACTCAATTCATGCGTAACGCAGCATCCTT is a genomic window of Candidatus Nitrospira kreftii containing:
- a CDS encoding hypothetical protein (conserved protein of unknown function); the encoded protein is MSTLPLMFKKEGLVEKHQVEGVDPSDRYFNRAILVNRTSAGYSAKVMYEALVVESGSHSTIGAAVKELVEKLQESGFSRLRTRTNFRGTRYLAEKETWIDYPDLP
- a CDS encoding putative Cell division protein DivIVA — its product is MKITPLDIQQMVFQVKLRGYDREEVNRFLEEISQTVEILNRDNVMLRDRIESLEQQVSELKRTESTLSNTLISAQSLADDIKRSAQRDAELIVKEAELKAGELFRQARVELGNTQRDLAVLHKQRLLMVERMRATLSTFERMLDVEASEAYQEHNSIREEKMEGESTPAR
- a CDS encoding CDP-diacylglycerol-glycerol-3-phosphate 3-phosphatidyltransferase codes for the protein MNIPNSLTILRILLVPVYVGFMTYGQYGYALAILLTAGLTDAIDGHLARKLNQRTRLGTLLDPLADKVLLTSSFISLAMLHLIPSWLVILVVSRDLILLLGTAVAHVTSTPIKVTPTFLGKGTTMFQLAYVVLIVLLTWWGRDSSVLTPLLVVMVGFTLASGFHYLYRGYRDANAVPPLA
- a CDS encoding Type IV pilus assembly protein TapC, with amino-acid sequence MATFAYVGRSKSGAVKKGELVAKSRDEAVEQLRKQSVVVTSLEEKSAKGGFSLSFGSGVSEKDLVVFTRQFGTMINAGLPLIQCLEILSTQSENAALRKSVGEIRVHVEGGSTFSDALRKHPKIFDDLYVNMVHAGEVGGLLDTILARLSKHIEKAMKLKGQIKSAMVYPASIVGIAAIVITVLMIWVIPVFEKMFKELSGGKMALPAPTQLVIDMSNFVQGNWYIILGVIIGTVVGIKKYYATPQGRLAIDKFVLKLPVFGDLVRKASVAKFTRTLGTLLASGVPLLEALTICAKTSGNKVVEGALLDAKVSISGGKTISEPLAKSGTFPKMVTHMISVGESTGALDTMLGKIADFYEDEVDEAVGNLTALLEPMMMVFLGTTVGFIVVAMYLPIFSMANAIG
- a CDS encoding putative Esterase, beta-lactamase family; translated protein: MPDRHRIQSALDRAVADNVFPGAVLAVRHRDRPVAYFTAGRLSTSPPGSPVTPSTSYDLASLTKPLATVTSLAILIQNAQCRLEDRVIDYLPECGGTPIGSATLRHLLTHTSGLPGWRGYYERIAVRGAIPSSIEERAFAKQAMLNLIRAESLVYEQGTRCLYSDLGFMLLGFIIEHCSRQSLNVFLKDHILKSMTGVHVEFVLQERIQHFLDKMAQHGGGVAPTELDPWRGRVLCGEVHDENAAALGGEAGHAGLFGSVDAVLAISGIWRQAYHGRATILDQGLVRDFTRRQDPAGVASWALGWDTPSRPSSAGQYFSTRSFGHLGYTGTSIWIDPEQELEVVLLSNRVHPTRKNEAIRNFRPMIHDLVYREFVESH